CCCGGGACTGGTTCCAGTTGTCGGTTTCCAGGGCCTTGAGGATGACCCTTTTCTCTATCTCCATGAGGTTGAATTCTTCCCCGTCCGATGCGGGCTCCTCCTCGGGGCAGATGCGCAGGCGCCTGGGAATGCACTCCTCGGTGATGAAATCGTAGGGGCAGAGGATGACGGCCCTTTCCACGGTGTTCTCGAGCTCCCGGACGTTTCCGGGCCATTCGTAGGCGGTCAGTATATCCATCACCGGCTCGTCGAACCCCCGGATGTCCTTGTTGTTCTTCTTCGCATAGAGCCCGAGGAAATGCTCCACAAGGGGGCGGATATCCTCCTTCCGCTCCCTGAGCGGAGGGA
The genomic region above belongs to Nitrospirota bacterium and contains:
- a CDS encoding helix-turn-helix domain-containing protein, producing GHAIENSLDNLREFHRLGGKNKIKVDSRVLAATNRNIEEAVQKGDFRSDLYYRLNVITIQVPPLRERKEDIRPLVEHFLGLYAKKNNKDIRGFDEPVMDILTAYEWPGNVRELENTVERAVILCPYDFITEECIPRRLRICPEEEPASDGEEFNLMEIEKRVILKALETDNWNQSRAAELLGVSRKTLRTKMKNLGLLPG